The Maniola hyperantus chromosome 12, iAphHyp1.2, whole genome shotgun sequence genome has a segment encoding these proteins:
- the LOC117987286 gene encoding uncharacterized protein: MMCKLIKLLIVAFCLWIVCDAQEEGFFYDGLNSEKVDLSVWHQRNPRVAKRTNDQLACEKPNVYFCEEPPNLIPPQSTKTCNYRNVWYQEQVFRWVAGRGCLQYTPRFLFVGGRNPINLNAACVYGNLFAPCLEVVKDDGTCGCFPFDPSLEVVAKAVRNALVPSIHGRWERCFYGASDCCSHFMNGNHNTTENNQCPPTYDGWTCWQPAQNGSVARSVCSEFAYSNSGPTCHHFSHKQCYSHGTWEVQTDYTTCSISPRLLRRYRYYIAVLIFSVITSFPAICIFIFYKRLRVTRVALHRNLLIAIVLRNIIVIISRNVIYTDELTNSGETIMSQNGVGCRILSFMERLSGNAVFVCMLLEGIYLHRLIVAVFKQKLNTKMLYSVGILYATLPVIAWSVVMSLFNNHSCWLVYTVAHVQWALDAPRLLILLVNAVLYIDVLRVLFTKIRNNENANQLSTAKATLFLMPIFGVQFLFTVFRPYNTNCNVEQFYYIVAYTIEGLQGFIVALLYCYINKEVHALIITTYKKAEDTVTSRIKGSSFYPRVSGDPKTDRRFTYTSALTTNTTKADDLKNQYSTMEPKLHVAEIISIQASERLAEILDPVYETIDNGVHEGYDYLERSNADHDTEFIPSGNFKTDDYFDFTNASSISIGCPEWLRRVSSSSSGIYNASITACHVIQEEIPDANSLETNTYSGQNGEDNKSPSESSEYENAIDDSEYTNDNNINNENVLDKDEFYAGLELDCGICENMLDEIMQCMENKDNSDVKLSPELLAPNRSKGDKIVFVEE, from the exons ATGATGTGCAAACTCATTAAGTTACTTATCGTTGCGTTTTGTTTATGGATTGTTTGTGATGCACAG GAGGAGGGATTTTTTTACGATGGCCTCAACTCGGAGAAAGTGGACTTGAGTGTGTGGCATCAGCGCAACCCTCGAGTGGCGAAACGGACCAACGACCAGTTGGCCTGCGAAAAACCTAACGTATATTTTTGTGAG GAGCCCCCTAATTTGATCCCACCGCAGAGCACTAAAACCTGCAACTATCGCAACGTATGGTACCAGGAACAAGTATTCCGCTGGGTGGCCGGCAGAGGCTGCCTCCAGTACACTCCACGCTTTCTGTTTGTAGGTGGTAGAAACCCCATTAATTTGAACGCGGCGTGTGTGTACGGAAATTTGTTCGCACCTTGCTTGGAAGTC GTTAAGGACGATGGCACATGTGGTTGTTTCCCATTCGACCCGAGCCTCGAGGTGGTGGCCAAAGCGGTGCGTAATGCGTTGGTGCCGTCTATACATGGCCGATGGGAGAGGTGTTTCTATGGAGCCAGCGATTGTTGTAGTCACTTTATGAATGGGAATCATAACACGACag AAAACAACCAATGCCCACCTACATACGACGGGTGGACCTGTTGGCAGCCGGCGCAAAACGGTTCCGTTGCCAGATCGGTGTGCTCGGAGTTCGCTTATTCAAATTCCGGACCAACTTGTCATC ATTTCAGCCACAAGCAATGTTACTCCCACGGAACATGGGAGGTTCAAACAGACTACACTACTTGTAGCATCTCCCCGCGTCTCCTGCGCCGCTATCGCTACTACATCGCCGTGCTTATCTTCTCTGTAATCACCAGTTTCCCCGCCATatgcattttcattttttacaaAAGGCTACGCGTCACCAGGGTCGCCCTTCATAGGAACCTTCTCATCGCTATTGTCTTGAGAAATATCATTGTTATTATCAGCAGAAATGTG ATCTACACAGACGAGCTAACCAATTCTGGTGAGACGATAATGTCGCAAAATGGAGTTGGATGTCGAATACTGTCCTTCATGGAGCGTCTCTCAGGCAATGCGGTGTTCGTCTGTATGTTGTTAGAGGGAATCTATTTACATAGACTCATTGTGGCGGTCTTCAAGCAGAAGCTTAACACGAAGATGCTGTATTCGGTTGGAATAT TATACGCAACACTGCCAGTGATCGCCTGGTCGGTAGTCATGAGCCTGTTCAACAACCACTCGTGCTGGCTGGTGTACACGGTCGCCCACGTGCAGTGGGCCCTGGACGCGCCTCGTCTGCTCATACTTCTGGTCAATGCCGTGCTTTACATCGATGTACTTCGAGTCCTGTTCACTAAGATACGGAACAACGAAAACGCTAATCAGTT GAGCACAGCAAAAGCGACGCTCTTCTTGATGCCGATATTCGGAGTGCAGTTTCTCTTCACAGTGTTCCGGCCGTACAATACCAACTGCAACGTTGAACAGTTCTATTACATTGTCGCGTACACAATCGAGGGCTTGCAGGGATTCATCGTCGCTTTACTCTACTGCTATATTAATAAGGAG gtgCATGCATTAATTATAACTACTTACAAGAAAGCGGAGGACACTGTTACCTCTCGCATCAAAGGCTCTTCATTCTACCCTCGGGTAAGTGGTGATCCCAAAACAGATAGAAGATTCACTTACACATCTGCTCTTACAACAAATACAACTAAAGCGGATGATTTGAAAAACCAATACTCAACTATGGAGCCAAAGTTACACGTCGCAGAAATAATATCAATACAAGCAAGCGAAAGACTCGCTGAGATCTTGGACCCGGTCTATGAAACAATAGACAATGGTGTACATGAAGGCTACGACTATTTAGAAAGATCAAATGCTGATCATGATACTGAATTTATACCTAGTGGAAATTTTAAAACAGatgattattttgattttacaaATGCATCGAGCATTTCCATTGGTTGTCCTGAATGGCTAAGACGCGTGTCGTCATCTTCGAGTGGTATCTATAACGCTTCGATAACAGCATGTCATGTGATACAAGAAGAAATCCCGGATGCAAACAGTCTAGAAACAAATACGTATTCAGGTCAAAACGGAGAAGATAACAAAAGTCCCTCAGAGTCAAGCGAATATGAAAATGCAATAGATGATTCTGAATATACTAATGATAATAACATTAATAATGAAAACGTATTAGATAAAGATGAATTCTACGCTGGCTTGGAACTAGATTGTGGTATTTGCGAGAATATGCTGGATGAAATTATGCAGTGCATGGAAAATAAAGACAACAGCGATGTTAAATTAAGCCCAGAACTTCTGGCACCAAATAGATCGAAAGgagataaaattgtatttgtagaagaataa
- the LOC117987188 gene encoding putative defense protein 3: MVTKLFLVLFICWGVDGFPDGAPVDACVKDRANQPNHGQHRTQPLSNLPYRIVASSANYGPNSMITVTIEGAIPFKGFFIQARSVENNEWLGSWDETPNTSPLPECSAITHADPKNKIRATLLWKAPHNSQGRVYFTGTVLKDYGTFWSNLIAEAPQDPTALQVLYK; this comes from the exons ATGGTGACGAAATTATTCctagttttgtttatttgttggggTGTGGACGGGTTTCCCGATGGTGCGCCAGTGGACGCGTGTGTAAAAGATCGCGCGAATCAGCCCAACCACGGGCAGCATCGTACGCAGCCGCTATCCAACCTGCCTTACAGGATAGTCGCTTCGTCTGCAAACTATGGACCCAATTCAATGATCACAG TGACAATCGAAGGAGCCATACCGTTCAAAGGATTCTTCATCCAAGCGCGATCCGTCGAGAACAACGAATGGCTTGGCTCGTGGGACGAGACGCCCAACACCAGCCCTTTGCCAGAATGTTCGGCCATCACCCACGcggaccctaaaaataaaatcagggCTACTCTGTTGTGGAAAGCGCCACATAATTCACAAGGACGCGTTTATTTCAC AGGCACAGTACTAAAGGATTATGGAACATTCTGGTCTAACCTCATCGCAGAAGCACCGCAGGACCCCACGGCTCTTCAAGTTCTttataaataa